The Candidatus Aminicenantes bacterium genome window below encodes:
- a CDS encoding prepilin-type N-terminal cleavage/methylation domain-containing protein yields MTKRNRGFTLIELLIVVAIIGIVAALAVPNLLVALQRSRQTATMSDIRTIGQAVTSYAADHAGVPNISGTVAELNQPWFNNYYLKTFPTRDAWGYALRYTAVELTYSIISLGRDGRTGPEPPTDFYRVTELWQFSYDIVYSNGTFTQSPRVKTGN; encoded by the coding sequence GTGACCAAGCGCAACCGTGGATTCACCTTGATTGAGTTGTTGATTGTGGTGGCGATCATTGGTATCGTGGCCGCCCTGGCCGTTCCAAACCTGTTGGTGGCCTTGCAGCGTTCACGTCAAACCGCCACCATGAGCGATATCCGCACCATCGGCCAGGCCGTAACCTCTTACGCGGCCGATCATGCCGGCGTTCCCAATATTTCAGGTACCGTGGCGGAACTGAACCAGCCCTGGTTCAACAACTACTATCTCAAAACATTTCCCACCCGTGATGCCTGGGGATACGCTTTGCGTTACACGGCGGTTGAACTGACTTATTCAATCATTTCGCTGGGGAGGGACGGCCGGACAGGACCGGAACCCCCGACCGATTTCTACCGGGTAACTGAATTGTGGCAATTCAGTTACGATATCGTGTACTCCAACGGCACATTCACGCAATCTCCCCGGGTGAAAACCGGCAACTAA
- a CDS encoding lytic transglycosylase domain-containing protein, with translation MRKSKFLYIFIPMAMAMAVLFSALVDVAHANESNHLKAQALSARMQKAEKELTALRSTVAQTGLIRYRDGVFRKREPEFANIVEVVYHKCRQYGVDPDLVISMIQVESDFRPNAVSNAGAYGLMQINYAVWKNELAINSKRLFEITYNIDLGVRILKHYLQVARGDVMRALHLYNNGYLFNNEAYKHKVTRSLYY, from the coding sequence ATGAGGAAAAGCAAATTTCTTTACATTTTTATACCGATGGCAATGGCCATGGCCGTATTGTTTTCGGCGTTGGTTGATGTGGCGCATGCGAATGAATCCAACCACTTAAAGGCGCAAGCGTTGTCGGCCCGTATGCAAAAAGCGGAAAAAGAGCTAACCGCGCTTCGTTCTACGGTGGCCCAAACCGGCTTGATTCGTTACCGTGACGGTGTGTTTCGCAAGCGCGAACCGGAATTCGCAAATATCGTTGAAGTCGTTTACCACAAATGCCGCCAATACGGTGTAGATCCCGACCTTGTCATCAGCATGATCCAGGTGGAAAGTGATTTTCGTCCCAACGCGGTCTCTAATGCCGGCGCTTATGGGCTGATGCAGATTAACTACGCGGTATGGAAAAATGAACTGGCCATTAATTCAAAGCGGTTGTTCGAGATTACTTACAATATCGACCTGGGTGTCCGCATTTTAAAGCATTACCTGCAAGTGGCCAGGGGCGATGTGATGCGCGCGCTCCACTTGTACAACAACGGTTATCTATTCAACAACGAAGCCTATAAGCACAAAGTCACCCGTTCCCTTTACTATTGA
- the purH gene encoding bifunctional phosphoribosylaminoimidazolecarboxamide formyltransferase/IMP cyclohydrolase: MPQLRKRALISVYDKQNIADAARILCESGWEILSTGGTAAHLREHGIPVTDVAEATGFPQILDGRVKTLHPMIFGPILARDDADHRRQLEARNSCFIDLVVVNFYPFETALRDPDATETEMVEKIDVGGPSMVRAAAKNHARVAVVVDADDYLPVCRRLAEDGDLGPALRKRLAHKAFSATAHYDALIAAYFSSRDASPHSTLAIGGRKHLDLRYGENPHQAAALYLYSHQSPLKHMRQLQGKDLSFNNILDTSMVWEVLSRFQHADPFCVIVKHQNPCGAAKRNRLDLSFAAALEGDPVSAFGGIVGFNKAVDAATAERLKPVFLEVVVAPAFSDEAQRILKSKKSLRLLEMPLDYREIHDIRSVPGGFLWQQPDHDIADAAGFINHADRPAEPWEMRDVEMGWRLIKFVKSNGILVVRDGAIVGVGAGQMSRVDSVRLALAKCGDRSKGAVLLSDAFFPFADSIELAAKKGISVVVEPGGSIRDEEVIAAARHLNMTLLFTGMRHFRH, from the coding sequence ATGCCACAGTTACGCAAGCGTGCCCTGATCAGTGTATATGATAAACAAAATATTGCGGATGCCGCCCGAATCCTTTGTGAAAGCGGCTGGGAAATTCTTTCAACGGGTGGAACCGCCGCTCACTTGCGTGAACATGGCATTCCGGTTACGGATGTAGCGGAAGCAACCGGTTTCCCGCAAATCCTGGATGGTCGCGTAAAAACCCTTCACCCCATGATATTCGGCCCGATCCTGGCACGGGATGATGCCGATCACCGCCGCCAGTTGGAAGCGAGAAACAGTTGCTTTATCGACCTGGTAGTGGTGAATTTTTATCCCTTTGAAACCGCCCTGAGAGACCCCGACGCGACAGAAACCGAGATGGTGGAAAAAATCGATGTCGGCGGTCCATCCATGGTGCGGGCCGCCGCCAAGAATCACGCCCGCGTTGCCGTTGTGGTTGACGCGGATGATTACCTTCCGGTGTGCCGACGCCTGGCCGAAGACGGAGACCTGGGTCCCGCTCTGCGCAAAAGACTCGCACACAAAGCCTTTTCCGCCACCGCACATTACGACGCCTTGATTGCCGCCTACTTCTCCAGCCGTGATGCATCTCCACATTCCACGTTAGCCATCGGCGGCCGCAAACACCTGGACCTGCGCTACGGAGAGAACCCGCACCAGGCCGCCGCTCTTTATCTCTATTCTCATCAATCCCCGTTAAAGCATATGCGTCAGCTCCAGGGCAAGGACCTGTCATTCAACAACATTCTGGACACCTCCATGGTGTGGGAAGTACTTTCGCGCTTTCAGCATGCCGATCCCTTCTGTGTGATCGTGAAACACCAGAATCCTTGCGGCGCCGCCAAGCGCAATCGTTTGGATCTTTCGTTTGCAGCCGCCCTTGAAGGAGACCCCGTGTCCGCTTTCGGTGGCATCGTGGGATTCAACAAGGCGGTTGACGCCGCCACCGCGGAACGCTTGAAGCCGGTATTCCTCGAAGTGGTTGTGGCCCCAGCGTTCTCAGATGAAGCGCAACGGATCCTGAAAAGCAAAAAGAGTCTGCGCCTGTTGGAGATGCCGTTGGATTACCGGGAGATCCACGATATCCGCTCCGTACCCGGAGGATTCCTCTGGCAACAACCGGACCATGACATCGCTGATGCCGCCGGGTTTATCAACCATGCCGACCGGCCTGCGGAGCCCTGGGAAATGCGTGATGTTGAAATGGGGTGGCGCCTGATCAAGTTCGTTAAATCAAACGGCATATTGGTGGTTCGGGATGGCGCAATCGTGGGAGTTGGCGCCGGCCAGATGAGCCGGGTTGACTCTGTGCGGCTGGCTCTGGCAAAATGTGGCGACCGTTCAAAGGGAGCCGTGCTGTTGTCGGACGCCTTTTTCCCCTTCGCCGATTCCATTGAACTCGCCGCAAAAAAAGGCATCAGCGTGGTTGTGGAGCCTGGAGGATCCATCCGCGATGAGGAAGTGATCGCCGCAGCCCGGCACCTCAACATGACCCTCTTATTTACCGGGATGCGTCACTTTCGCCATTAA
- the maf gene encoding septum formation protein Maf: MTKNRENGFTSRIVLASSSPRRLELMRLINLNPEVHPPRIPEIIRPNESPEDFVCRLTLEKGRFVRGNLEGEALVVSADTVVILDGDIVGKPGSRDHARQILCSLSGRMHEVWTGIGLLHAGREWVEMAKTRVWFAELSAWEIDRYLDLAHYQDKAGAYAIQGLSALFVERISGCYFNVMGFPLRLFYTMTNRAGIDCFGIQPSRRLNGESDASR; the protein is encoded by the coding sequence ATGACGAAAAACAGAGAAAATGGGTTCACCTCAAGAATTGTTCTGGCCTCCAGTTCCCCCCGGCGGCTGGAGTTGATGCGTTTAATCAACCTGAACCCCGAAGTCCATCCCCCCCGAATTCCCGAGATCATTAGGCCCAATGAGTCCCCGGAGGATTTTGTTTGCCGGTTGACTTTAGAGAAAGGCCGGTTTGTGCGCGGCAACCTGGAAGGCGAGGCCCTGGTGGTCAGTGCCGATACGGTTGTGATCCTGGACGGTGATATTGTGGGCAAACCCGGTTCCAGAGACCATGCCAGGCAGATCCTCTGTTCTTTGTCCGGGCGCATGCATGAGGTCTGGACCGGAATCGGCCTTTTGCATGCCGGCCGGGAATGGGTGGAAATGGCCAAAACCCGTGTCTGGTTTGCCGAGCTCTCTGCGTGGGAAATTGATCGCTACCTGGATCTGGCCCACTACCAGGATAAGGCGGGGGCGTATGCCATTCAAGGCCTGTCCGCCTTGTTCGTGGAACGGATCAGCGGGTGTTATTTCAACGTAATGGGGTTTCCCCTGCGGTTGTTCTATACCATGACCAACCGGGCGGGGATTGATTGCTTTGGGATTCAACCATCGCGACGGCTTAATGGCGAAAGTGACGCATCCCGGTAA
- a CDS encoding sigma-54-dependent Fis family transcriptional regulator, producing the protein MLSPVVSTILIVDDDASLRDMLQIILKKEGYEVLCAEDSRAALDILKQGKTSLVISDIKMPDLSGIELLKKIKGIDASIPVIMITAYASTADAVEAMKLGAENYVTKPFNIDELKVVVSRAMSRRMMEDENTQLRRELSGLRSFGNIVGGNRRMLQIYDLIDTVSQTDSTVLISGESGTGKELIARAIHDRSPRAKNRFVSINCGALPETLLESELFGHIKGAFTDAYRDKPGLFEQAHQGTLFLDEIAEMSQKMQVKLLRAIQERSIRRVGGDREIPVDVRIISATNRDLAQEMKSGEFRSDLFYRLNVISIQVPALRERKDDIVPLMHYFLALYNRRFDKRVAGFSDEVTSQFMQYNWPGNVRELENFVERSVALEKGELISMRSLPSELLYHVSATTVDQQEIHTILQQENFSFSDYIDDLSRQIIFEALEMNQSNIKRTAEMLNLSYRSLRYLIEKFHLK; encoded by the coding sequence ATGCTTTCCCCTGTAGTTTCAACCATCTTGATTGTTGATGATGATGCCAGTCTGCGCGATATGTTGCAGATCATCCTGAAAAAGGAAGGCTATGAAGTGCTATGTGCCGAAGACTCCCGCGCGGCCCTGGACATATTGAAGCAAGGGAAGACCAGCCTGGTTATTTCGGATATCAAGATGCCGGACCTGAGCGGGATTGAATTGCTGAAGAAGATCAAAGGCATAGACGCGTCCATCCCCGTAATCATGATTACGGCGTATGCCTCAACAGCGGATGCGGTGGAAGCCATGAAACTGGGGGCGGAAAATTACGTGACCAAGCCCTTCAATATCGATGAGTTGAAAGTGGTGGTGTCCCGGGCCATGAGTCGGCGCATGATGGAAGATGAGAATACCCAACTGCGTCGCGAGTTGTCCGGACTCCGCAGCTTCGGCAACATTGTTGGTGGAAACCGCCGCATGCTGCAGATTTACGATCTCATCGATACGGTATCCCAGACCGATTCAACCGTGCTGATCAGCGGTGAAAGCGGAACGGGTAAAGAACTGATCGCCCGGGCCATACACGATCGCAGTCCACGTGCAAAGAACCGTTTCGTGTCCATTAACTGTGGCGCTTTGCCGGAGACTCTGCTTGAAAGCGAGTTGTTCGGGCACATCAAGGGCGCTTTTACCGATGCCTACCGGGATAAACCCGGTTTGTTTGAACAAGCCCATCAAGGTACACTTTTCCTGGATGAAATCGCTGAAATGTCACAGAAAATGCAGGTTAAATTGTTGCGGGCGATCCAGGAGCGTTCCATCCGCCGCGTGGGTGGGGATCGTGAGATTCCGGTGGATGTTCGCATTATTTCCGCAACCAATCGCGATCTGGCCCAGGAAATGAAAAGCGGTGAGTTCCGTTCAGATTTGTTCTATCGCTTGAACGTCATTTCGATCCAAGTGCCCGCCCTGAGAGAGCGCAAGGACGACATTGTGCCCCTCATGCACTACTTCCTGGCTTTGTACAATCGCCGTTTTGATAAGCGGGTCGCGGGATTCTCCGATGAGGTGACTTCCCAGTTCATGCAGTACAATTGGCCGGGAAACGTACGTGAATTGGAAAATTTTGTGGAGCGATCCGTGGCGTTGGAGAAAGGGGAGTTGATTTCCATGCGCTCACTTCCCTCTGAGCTGCTTTACCACGTGTCCGCAACCACGGTTGATCAGCAGGAGATCCATACGATCCTGCAACAGGAAAACTTTTCATTCTCGGACTATATTGATGATCTCAGCCGGCAAATCATCTTCGAAGCCCTCGAAATGAATCAATCCAACATCAAACGTACCGCGGAAATGTTGAACTTGAGTTACCGTTCCTTGCGTTATCTGATTGAAAAGTTTCACTTGAAATGA